GTAAGTAGTTATGTTCTAGAGAATTAAGTCTGTATGGAAATGTATGTTATCAGATAAAAACATTTATTGCAGTAAAAAATAATCTTGTCTTTTTTTCCCCCAAGGTGATATTTGGCCTTGCTTTGCTCAATTCGTGCAACGCAGACCTTCGTGGTTTTGGTAAATTTTTATATTTAATCTTTTGACTATACCAGCTGACTTGAAGACGTGCAATGTTTtatgtgtgttggggggggggctcaAATTATTCTGTAATTATGGTATCTAAGCAAGTATTTCTTTTAAATATTTTCCCACCTGTTTTTAGCCGCGCAGTTCGTCAAACAAAAGCTCCCTGATCTCCTCCGCTCGTACGTGGACGCTGACCTTGGCATTAACCAGGAAGGTGGCTTCCAAGATATTGCCATAGAGGTCCTGCACCTGCTCCTCTCCCATCTTTTGTTTGGCCAGAAGGGAGCCAGTGGCGTCGGACAAGAGCAGATTGACGCTTTCCTCAAGACACTGTGCAGAGGTGAGGGGCGTGCTACTTGACAGAAAATTTAAATTATTTCCAGAGGTAATATACTCTTCCTTCATTCACAACATTGTTGCCCTATCAGATAAACGCTGTCTGTGTATGTTTCAGATTTCCCGCAGGCGCGCTGCCCTGTGGTGCTTGCACCGCTGCTGTACCCTGAAAAACGGGACATTCTGATGGACAGGATTCTGCCAGACTCGGGAGAGTTAGCCAAGACCATGATGGAGAGTTCTCTTGCAGAGTTCATGCAGGAAGTTGGCTATGGCTTTTGTGCAAGGTGATTATTTAGTAACTGAAATGCCCATTACAAATTCAATTTATTGAGTCCTTTTTGGTGTCATACATGACCACCACAACAGAATGAATTGAATGACCGTTACCCCTGTTAATGAACCGTTTTGCTCTTTCTCAGCCTTGATGAATGCCGCAACATAATTCTGCAGTATGGGGTGCGAGAGGTTACTGCCAGCCAGGTGGCCAGGGTCCTGGGGATGATGGCTCGTACCCACTCTGGCTTGTCTGATGGAATCCCCCTACAGGTAAGGGTTGACCTGATAGTAACTTAATAAACCTTCTCAAAGCTCTGTAAAAAGAATACTGTAACTGCTTTCTTTATATACTAATGCATTCTTTACATCTTCCTCAGTCCATCTCTGCTCCCGGCAGTGGCATTTGGAGTGATGGAAAGGACAAGAGTGATGGTTCTCAGGCCCACACTTGGAATGTAGAAGTTCTGATTGACGTGGTCAAAGAAGTTGTAAGTTATAGTGGAATTACTTGATATTCCCCTTCAGTTGGCCATTCTCGTCTTATACTTTGTTCATAACATTTCCTTTTTATATTTAAGAACCCCAATCTGAACTTCAAAGAGGTGACCTACGAGCTTGATCACCCTGGCTTTATGATCCGGGACAGTAAGGGACTTCAGATGGTGGTGTATGGGATCCAGAGGGGCCTGGGTATGGAGGTGTTCCCTGTCGACCTCATCTACCGGCCCTGGAAGCATGCTGAGGGACAGGTAAGGAAGAAGGGATCATTGTTGTGTAAAAATGACCACACACTTAACGCTTTGGGCTCTTGTCCTACCACTGGACTTCCTCCTCAGCCCTCCTGACCTTTCTCACTCCCCTCCTTTCCAGCTGTCATTCATTCAGCACTCCCTCATGAGCCCAGATGTGTTCTGCTTCGCTGACTACCCCTGCCACACCGTAGCCATCGACATACTGAAGGCGCCACCCGAGGACGATAACAGGGAGATAGCCACCTGGTGCGTGAAACATAGCCCTCCTGACCACCACAGTTCCAGATACTCCTTTACATGAATTATTAGTCAAATGTCATGCCATTTCTGATGGtctttgtttgtgtttttttgcCGCACAGGAAGAGCCTGGACCTGGTGGAGAGCCTCCTGCGCCTCTCTGAGGTGGGCCAGTACGAGCAGGTGAAGCAGCTCTTCAGTTTCCCCATCAAACACTGTCCTGACATGCTGGTGCTGGCGCTGCTGCAGATCAGCACCTCTTGGCACACCCTGCGCCACGAGCTAATCTCCACCCTCATGCCCATCTTCCTGGGCAACCACCCCAACTCCGCCATCATCTTGCACTACGCATGGCATGGACAGGGCCAGTCCCCCTCTATCCGCCAGCTGATCATGCACTCGATGGCAGAGTGGTACATGAGAGGAGAGCAGTACGACCAGGCCAAGCTGTCCCGCATCCTGGATGTGGCCCAGGACTTGAAGGTAGAGATCAGGGATGCTCTTAAGGAAATATAATGACAACTTTATAATTTTGTACAAGGCCACATTGCAAACTTTTTATGTTGCAAAATCCAAACTGTTCCtcttgtttttcagtctctttcaATGCTGCTAAATGGTACTCCATTTGCCTTTGTTATTGACCTTGCTGCACTTGCATCTCGCCGTGAATACCTCAAACTTGACAAATGGCTGACTGACAAAATCCGAGAGCACGGGGTGGGTGGCGTGAGTTGAGCCTTTAATTTACAACAATTATACATGCACATTGCTACAAAAGTTACTTGGATATAGTGTATGACAGTTATTTACCTGTTTGCCATTCTAGGAGCCCTTCATCCAGGCATGTGTAACGTTCCTGAAGAGGCGCTGTCCCTCTATTATGGGTGGTCTGGCCCCAGAGAAGGACCAGCCCAAAAGCGCCCAGCTCCCCCCGGAAACGATGGCTACCATGCTGGGCTGTCTGCAGTCCTGTGCCGGGTGAGTTTTCCGTGTTTCCATCAGAGGTTGAATCATTAGACCTATGATCACATTTGTGACCGGTATGCTCCCTTTCATTACTTCAATCATATTAAATGGTTGTGCCAAAAGGTCTAGGTTCCATAATACAACATGAACTTGAAATTAATTATCTTTCTAAATATGAAACAAGGTCATATAGTTAAATAATTGATGTATTTTTCAGGAGTGTGTCTCAAGAGCTCTCTGAGACTATCTTGACCATGGTTGCCAACTGTAGCAACGTCATGAACAAAGCCCGCCAGCCACCACCGGGGGTCATGCCAAAGGGACGTGCTCCCAGCACCAGTAGCCTAGACGCCATTTCCCCTGTGCAGGTATCGGTGTCTCCTCTCCAGGTGAAGGGCATTGCATCTATGTTCTCTAACACTGTTATTGGGTGATGTGTATCGGCTAGAAACATTGTACTTTCATCATCCCCTGAATTTACATTTGTTCCATTCTGTGTTCTAGATGGATCCCCTGACAGCCATGGGTTCGCTGAACCTGAGCAGCTCTGCCACCTCTCACACACAGAGCATGCAGGGCTTCCCTACCCCGCTGGGCTCTGCCTTCAGCAACCCCCAGTCCCCAGCTAAGGCCTTCCCTCCACTgtccaaccccaaccccagcacACCGTTTGGGGGGATTGGAAGCCTCTCTTCACAGCTAGGTAACACAGGTATGAGTAGAGAAACTGCCATAGAGATAATTTCATAGTGTTTTGATTACAATATAATGGAGGACTAAACTTGTGTGTTTTTCTTTTGTCTAGGTCCGCTGGGATCAGGcattggttctggtcttggaatgCCAGCGGTGAGCAGCGATCCGTTTGGGACGAGGAAGATGAGCACACCGGGCCTGAATCCGACCACCTTTCAGCAGAGTAAGATGAAGGCCTgtaagtggtggtggtgtgactgAGTGTGCTAGGCGCCTCAACTGTATTTCCTCCCAAAACGTTCTCTTAAATCTCCTAATGGGCTCTTGAAGTAATGTGGTTTTACTGGAGTCAATTACAAATGCTTTAACATTTCTCATCTAAAACCATTGAGTACAATCTGGGAAGAAAAACAGTGTCTTTCACACATTGAATCAGAGGAAATACAGGTCAGTCTTCCATTAAACACAAATTGGCAAATTCCTATGCTCCTAATTGACAGGATTTGGATTTTTGGTACAATCCTTgtacatgtttttttgtgtggtgTTTATTGGTTTGATAGTGAAAAACGTCCTAAGCTTGTTTTTAATTACCTGGCAAATGTTTTATTTGCTGCAATTGAAACTACTATTGAAATAGTTCCAAAGGGTTTTCTATGGCAGTGTTTGATTTAGTCTGACCTTTTTCCCAGCTGACTTATCTCAGGTGTGGCCCGAGGCTAACCAGCACTTTAGTAAGGAGATTGACGATGAGGCTAACAGTTACTTCCAGCGCATCTACAACCACCCTCCGCACCCCACCATGTCTGTGGATGAGGTGAGTCCCTGAGTAAAATAGTCTGCAGTTGTTTCAGGCACTGACCCAGTGATCGTGTTTATCCTCAAGCTGATAGCTGTTTAAGCCATGGTGCCCCTCTCTTTGCAGGTGCTGGAGATGTTGCAGAGGTTCAAGGACTCCACCATCAAGCGAGAGCGGGAGGTCTTTAACTGTATGCTGAGGAACTTGTTTGAGGAGTACCGCTTCTTCCCCCAGTACCCCGACAAGGAGCTGCACATCACCGCCTGCCTGTTCGGGGGGATCATTGAGAAGGGTCTTGTCACCTACATGGCCCTTGGACTGGCCCTCAGATATGTCCTTGAAGCCTTAAGGAAGCCATTTGGATCCAAAATGTATTACTTTGGAATCGCTGCTCTAGATAGATTCAAAAATAGGTATGGACTTGCTGttgctatagaatgttgtgtaTGTATGATTCAAATGATCTGTGATCTGCTGTAGGGGTAAtttgatctctccctctctaggctGAAGGACTATCCCCAATATTGTCAGCACTTGGCCTCGATCGGCCACTTTCTGCAATTCCCCCTTCATTTGCAAGAGGTAATTGGATTTCCTGTGTATTTGTGAGACAATTTGTCATTCATCTGTACAAGTACcttgtcttttatactgatctCCGCACCACCGTAGCCAGAGGTGCGGATCCTACTTCACGATAAATAAGTCTCTCGCTCTGGCACTTTCGAATATCCTGTGCGTGCAGTATATCGAGTATGGCCAACAGTCACGGGATCCTCCAGTGAAGATGCAAGGATCCATCACCACCCCTGGAAGCCTGGCGTTGGCTCAAGCTCAGGCCCAGTCTCAGCCTCCCAAAGCCCCCCAGCCTGGACAGCCCAGCACCCTGGTCACCACAGCTACCGCCACCACCACTGTCGCCAAAACCACTACCATCACCCGACCTACCCCTGGCAGCTTCAAGAAGGATGTGCCGGTGAGTACCTGAGACAattgtactatatatatatatatatatatatatatatatatatatgcctatGCTTTTAGCTGGCCATGTGAAATGACGCCGGCGACCTAGTGCTTCAGTGTTTGTTTACTGCGTTGCTATAGTTTCATTGTCAATGGCAACACTAAACAGTTCCGTGAGGAGGGTTCCCTAATTTGTACAACGATATGCTGCTCATTTTTGTGTGCACGCAAGCGTGCACAGAAGGGGAGAAAGCCAGGAAATAACACATTTTTTCAAGCAAATGGGGCAGGTCTAAGAGAATGAGAATTTGTTTCTAATGCGGTCATTGAAGAAATAATTAATATAGTGCATCCTTGCcaaacaatcacagtaagtaATAATTTTATGGGAATTTGAGGTAGTGTAAAATTATGATTTCTAAAGTGGAGGGTTAGTAGATTGTGAAACATTTTGTTCTGAGTGTATATTCTAATCTATTAATTTCAGCCTTCCATCAACACCACAAACATTGACACTCTGCTAGTAGCAACAGACCAAACTGAGAGGATTGTGGAACCCCCAGAGAATGTTCAAGAGAAAATTGCTTTCATCTTCAATAACCTGTCACAATCCAACATGACACAGAAGGTGGGTCGTAGAGATACATTTTTGTTTGCATACTGTATATTTCTACTGTGTATTAAACATCTTGGTTTTGgttaatttaaatacatttctGTAATTTTACAAATGCTTGTCTTTTCATCCAACTCCCAAGGTCGAGGAGTTAAAGGAAACTGTGAAAGAGGAGTTTATGCCCTGGGTTTCCCAGTATCTGGTCATGAAGAGGGTCAGCATCGAGCCCAACTTCCACAGCCTATATTCCAACTTTCTAGACACCCTGAAGAACCCTGAGTTTGTCAAAATGGTCCTGAATGAAACTTACAGAAACATCAAGGTGTGTGATTATTCACTTAAACAACATTTTATTGAAAATGTGTAAACTCATATCACGTTTAAGAGAGCTACTTTAACACTAgccttttctctctccatgtgtcAGGTTCTCCTTACCTCTGATAAGGCAGCTGCAAACTTCTCTGATCGATCCCTACTGAAGAATTTGGGCCACTGGCTTGGCATGATCACTCTGGCTAAAAACAAGCCCATCCTGTACACGGTGAGTACATTTCCTCACTTTTAAATGTTGGCCTGTATAGAACTTTCCATTTGTTTTCCTCCCAACAAATAACCCAACGCTTGTAACTGTGCCCCTAGATGGTATTTTGTTTATCCTGCCTTTTTTGTGAAACTTTTTTTAGGATTTGGAGGTGAAATCCCTCTTGTTGGAAGCCTATGTCAAGGGGCAGCAGGAGCTACTCTATGTGGTCCCGTTTGTGGCCAAAGTCCTGGAATCCAGTTTGCGTAGCGTGGTAAGACCACATCTCACAAGCATTTTCAAATGTATCAATAGGTATCTGAATTCACATTTTAATTTCTAGGGAACAACTTTAGCAATGTTATCAAAGTGATAATGACAGTGAGCTTAGGCCCAACCCAGACAAAGCCAGCCCCGGCAGGCAGGACCTACAGGAATAGACAGCCAATCCAACAGACAATATGGTTGGGTCTGGAGTTGAACTAGGTACTAGTTTTTCCTGGTCATGTCCCATGGTCAAGAGAAACTATGGGCCCTAAGACTGACTCAGTCCCATCAGGCAGAGTACCTACCGGAGCTGACAGGGAGCCAGTCCTTCCAGGCAGAATACCTACAGCAGCAGACAGGGAGCCAGCCAGAACTAGATGATGTAGACCATTATAGGCAGTATTATAGCCCATCTCCAGAAGAAGCAAAGAGGCGCAAAGTATGTGTGCTATTTTTGCTCCATAAAAATACTATTTGGTTAAACATTGTTTTGGACCAAATGGCTCTCTGGGTACATTATTTATGAGTTATGTATTTGTACACTTTTTTTCCTCTGTTATGCCTTATTTCATTGTTTTTAAGAGCAGGTTAAATGTTTTCTCAGATCTTCCGACCTCAGAATCCCTGGACCATGGCCATCATGAATGTTCTGGCAGAGTTGCATACGGAACATGATCTAAAGGTCCGGGACCCCTTTCTCTTTCATCCACCAGCATCGACATgtttttaacatgtttttttaaaaacttttcacATACTGATTGTGCCTCTTTCCCCACTACAGCTGAACTTAAAGTTTGAGATTGAGGTGCTGTGTAAGAACTTATCACTGGACATCAACGACCTGAAGCCTGGCACCCTGCTGAAAGACAAAGACAAGTTGAAGAGTCTGGAGGAGCAGCTCTCTGCACCAAAGAAAGAGGCCAAGCCCCCTGAAGAAATGATCCCTATTGTTAGCACAGGTATCCAGCACTTTCAAACTGGGATGCCCCTTGTCGGTGTGTGGATATCTTTCTAT
This window of the Oncorhynchus clarkii lewisi isolate Uvic-CL-2024 chromosome 1, UVic_Ocla_1.0, whole genome shotgun sequence genome carries:
- the LOC139407452 gene encoding CCR4-NOT transcription complex subunit 1 isoform X6; its protein translation is MNLDSLSLALSQISYLVDNLTKKNYRASQQEIQHIVNRHGPEADRHLLRCLFSHVDFSGDGKSSGKDFHQFLIQECVSLISKPNFISTLCYAIDNPLHYQKSLKPSAHLFTQLSKVLKLSKVQEVIFGLALLNSCNADLRGFAAQFVKQKLPDLLRSYVDADLGINQEGGFQDIAIEVLHLLLSHLLFGQKGASGVGQEQIDAFLKTLCRDFPQARCPVVLAPLLYPEKRDILMDRILPDSGELAKTMMESSLAEFMQEVGYGFCASLDECRNIILQYGVREVTASQVARVLGMMARTHSGLSDGIPLQSISAPGSGIWSDGKDKSDGSQAHTWNVEVLIDVVKEVNPNLNFKEVTYELDHPGFMIRDSKGLQMVVYGIQRGLGMEVFPVDLIYRPWKHAEGQLSFIQHSLMSPDVFCFADYPCHTVAIDILKAPPEDDNREIATWKSLDLVESLLRLSEVGQYEQVKQLFSFPIKHCPDMLVLALLQISTSWHTLRHELISTLMPIFLGNHPNSAIILHYAWHGQGQSPSIRQLIMHSMAEWYMRGEQYDQAKLSRILDVAQDLKSLSMLLNGTPFAFVIDLAALASRREYLKLDKWLTDKIREHGVGGEPFIQACVTFLKRRCPSIMGGLAPEKDQPKSAQLPPETMATMLGCLQSCAGSVSQELSETILTMVANCSNVMNKARQPPPGVMPKGRAPSTSSLDAISPVQMDPLTAMGSLNLSSSATSHTQSMQGFPTPLGSAFSNPQSPAKAFPPLSNPNPSTPFGGIGSLSSQLGNTGPLGSGIGSGLGMPAVSSDPFGTRKMSTPGLNPTTFQQSKMKASDLSQVWPEANQHFSKEIDDEANSYFQRIYNHPPHPTMSVDEVLEMLQRFKDSTIKREREVFNCMLRNLFEEYRFFPQYPDKELHITACLFGGIIEKGLVTYMALGLALRYVLEALRKPFGSKMYYFGIAALDRFKNRLKDYPQYCQHLASIGHFLQFPLHLQECVQYIEYGQQSRDPPVKMQGSITTPGSLALAQAQAQSQPPKAPQPGQPSTLVTTATATTTVAKTTTITRPTPGSFKKDVPPSINTTNIDTLLVATDQTERIVEPPENVQEKIAFIFNNLSQSNMTQKVEELKETVKEEFMPWVSQYLVMKRVSIEPNFHSLYSNFLDTLKNPEFVKMVLNETYRNIKVLLTSDKAAANFSDRSLLKNLGHWLGMITLAKNKPILYTDLEVKSLLLEAYVKGQQELLYVVPFVAKVLESSLRSVIFRPQNPWTMAIMNVLAELHTEHDLKLNLKFEIEVLCKNLSLDINDLKPGTLLKDKDKLKSLEEQLSAPKKEAKPPEEMIPIVSTGIQHFQTGMPLVGDFLPFAAAPSTPAPTTTCSATGPPTPQFSYHDINVYALAGLAPHINININIPLLQAHPQLKQCVRQSIERAVQELVHPVVDRSIKIAMTTCEQIVRKDFALDSEESRMRVAAHHMMRNLTAGMAMITCREPLLMSIATNLKNSFAAALRAPTPQQREMMEEAAARVAQDNCELACCFIQKTAVEKAGPEMDKRLATEFELRKHARQEGRRYCDPVVLTYQAERMPEQIRLKVGGVDPKQLAVYEEFARNVPGFLPSNDLSQPTGFLAQPMKQQAWATDDVAQIYDKCMADLEQHLHAIPPALAMNPQTQALRSLLEAVALARNSRDGIAALGLLQKAVEGLLDATSGADADLLLRYRECHLLVLKALQDGRAYGPLWCNKQITRCLIECRDEYKYNVEAVELLIRNHLVNMQQYDLHLAQSMENGLHYMAVAFAMQLVKLLLVDERSVSHITEADLFHTIETLMRTSAHSRANAPEGLPQLMDVVRSNYEAMIDRAHGGPNFMMHSGISQASEYDDPPGLREKAEYLLREWVNLYHSAAAGRDSTKAFSAFVGQMHQQGILKTDDLITRFFRLCTEMCVEISYRAQAEQQHNPAASAAIIRAKCYHNLDAFVRLIALLVKHSGEATNTVTKINLLNKVLGIVVGVLIQDHDVRQTEFQQLPYHRIFIMLLLELNAPEHVLETINFQTLTAFCNTFHILRPTKAPGFVYAWLELISHRIFIARMLAHTPQQKGWPMYAQLLIDLFKYLAPFLRNVELNKPMQILYKGTLRVLLVLLHDFPEFLCDYHYGFCDVIPPNCIQLRNLILSAFPRNMRLPDPFTPNLKVDMLSEINIAPRILTNFTGVMPSQFKKDLDSYLKTRSPVTFLSELRSNLQVGGATLGPWKYLQHNDTSLEQVSNEPGNRYNIQLINALVLYVGTQAIAHIHNKGSTPSMSTITHSAHMDIFQNLAVDLDTEGRYLFLNAIANQLRYPNSHTHYFSCTMLYLFAEANTEAIQEQITRVLLERLIVNRPHPWGLLITFIELIKNPAFKFWSHDFVHCAPEIEKLFQSVAQCCMGQKQAQQVMEGTGAS
- the LOC139407452 gene encoding CCR4-NOT transcription complex subunit 1 isoform X3 — its product is MNLDSLSLALSQISYLVDNLTKKNYRASQQEIQHIVNRHGPEADRHLLRCLFSHVDFSGDGKSSGKDFHQFLIQECVSLISKPNFISTLCYAIDNPLHYQKSLKPSAHLFTQLSKVLKLSKVQEVIFGLALLNSCNADLRGFAAQFVKQKLPDLLRSYVDADLGINQEGGFQDIAIEVLHLLLSHLLFGQKGASGVGQEQIDAFLKTLCRDFPQARCPVVLAPLLYPEKRDILMDRILPDSGELAKTMMESSLAEFMQEVGYGFCASLDECRNIILQYGVREVTASQVARVLGMMARTHSGLSDGIPLQSISAPGSGIWSDGKDKSDGSQAHTWNVEVLIDVVKEVNPNLNFKEVTYELDHPGFMIRDSKGLQMVVYGIQRGLGMEVFPVDLIYRPWKHAEGQLSFIQHSLMSPDVFCFADYPCHTVAIDILKAPPEDDNREIATWKSLDLVESLLRLSEVGQYEQVKQLFSFPIKHCPDMLVLALLQISTSWHTLRHELISTLMPIFLGNHPNSAIILHYAWHGQGQSPSIRQLIMHSMAEWYMRGEQYDQAKLSRILDVAQDLKSLSMLLNGTPFAFVIDLAALASRREYLKLDKWLTDKIREHGVGGEPFIQACVTFLKRRCPSIMGGLAPEKDQPKSAQLPPETMATMLGCLQSCAGSVSQELSETILTMVANCSNVMNKARQPPPGVMPKGRAPSTSSLDAISPVQVSVSPLQMDPLTAMGSLNLSSSATSHTQSMQGFPTPLGSAFSNPQSPAKAFPPLSNPNPSTPFGGIGSLSSQLGNTGPLGSGIGSGLGMPAVSSDPFGTRKMSTPGLNPTTFQQSKMKASDLSQVWPEANQHFSKEIDDEANSYFQRIYNHPPHPTMSVDEVLEMLQRFKDSTIKREREVFNCMLRNLFEEYRFFPQYPDKELHITACLFGGIIEKGLVTYMALGLALRYVLEALRKPFGSKMYYFGIAALDRFKNRLKDYPQYCQHLASIGHFLQFPLHLQEYIEYGQQSRDPPVKMQGSITTPGSLALAQAQAQSQPPKAPQPGQPSTLVTTATATTTVAKTTTITRPTPGSFKKDVPPSINTTNIDTLLVATDQTERIVEPPENVQEKIAFIFNNLSQSNMTQKVEELKETVKEEFMPWVSQYLVMKRVSIEPNFHSLYSNFLDTLKNPEFVKMVLNETYRNIKVLLTSDKAAANFSDRSLLKNLGHWLGMITLAKNKPILYTDLEVKSLLLEAYVKGQQELLYVVPFVAKVLESSLRSVIFRPQNPWTMAIMNVLAELHTEHDLKLNLKFEIEVLCKNLSLDINDLKPGTLLKDKDKLKSLEEQLSAPKKEAKPPEEMIPIVSTGIQHFQTGMPLVGDFLPFAAAPSTPAPTTTCSATGPPTPQFSYHDINVYALAGLAPHINININIPLLQAHPQLKQCVRQSIERAVQELVHPVVDRSIKIAMTTCEQIVRKDFALDSEESRMRVAAHHMMRNLTAGMAMITCREPLLMSIATNLKNSFAAALRAPTPQQREMMEEAAARVAQDNCELACCFIQKTAVEKAGPEMDKRLATEFELRKHARQEGRRYCDPVVLTYQAERMPEQIRLKVGGVDPKQLAVYEEFARNVPGFLPSNDLSQPTGFLAQPMKQQAWATDDVAQIYDKCMADLEQHLHAIPPALAMNPQTQALRSLLEAVALARNSRDGIAALGLLQKAVEGLLDATSGADADLLLRYRECHLLVLKALQDGRAYGPLWCNKQITRCLIECRDEYKYNVEAVELLIRNHLVNMQQYDLHLAQSMENGLHYMAVAFAMQLVKLLLVDERSVSHITEADLFHTIETLMRTSAHSRANAPEGLPQLMDVVRSNYEAMIDRAHGGPNFMMHSGISQASEYDDPPGLREKAEYLLREWVNLYHSAAAGRDSTKAFSAFVGQMHQQGILKTDDLITRFFRLCTEMCVEISYRAQAEQQHNPAASAAIIRAKCYHNLDAFVRLIALLVKHSGEATNTVTKINLLNKVLGIVVGVLIQDHDVRQTEFQQLPYHRIFIMLLLELNAPEHVLETINFQTLTAFCNTFHILRPTKAPGFVYAWLELISHRIFIARMLAHTPQQKGWPMYAQLLIDLFKYLAPFLRNVELNKPMQILYKGTLRVLLVLLHDFPEFLCDYHYGFCDVIPPNCIQLRNLILSAFPRNMRLPDPFTPNLKVDMLSEINIAPRILTNFTGVMPSQFKKDLDSYLKTRSPVTFLSELRSNLQVGGATLGPWKYLQHNDTSLEQVSNEPGNRYNIQLINALVLYVGTQAIAHIHNKGSTPSMSTITHSAHMDIFQNLAVDLDTEGRYLFLNAIANQLRYPNSHTHYFSCTMLYLFAEANTEAIQEQITRVLLERLIVNRPHPWGLLITFIELIKNPAFKFWSHDFVHCAPEIEKLFQSVAQCCMGQKQAQQVMEGTGAS
- the LOC139407452 gene encoding CCR4-NOT transcription complex subunit 1 isoform X2: MNLDSLSLALSQISYLVDNLTKKNYRASQQEIQHIVNRHGPEADRHLLRCLFSHVDFSGDGKSSGKDFHQFLIQECVSLISKPNFISTLCYAIDNPLHYQKSLKPSAHLFTQLSKVLKLSKVQEVIFGLALLNSCNADLRGFAAQFVKQKLPDLLRSYVDADLGINQEGGFQDIAIEVLHLLLSHLLFGQKGASGVGQEQIDAFLKTLCRDFPQARCPVVLAPLLYPEKRDILMDRILPDSGELAKTMMESSLAEFMQEVGYGFCASLDECRNIILQYGVREVTASQVARVLGMMARTHSGLSDGIPLQSISAPGSGIWSDGKDKSDGSQAHTWNVEVLIDVVKEVNPNLNFKEVTYELDHPGFMIRDSKGLQMVVYGIQRGLGMEVFPVDLIYRPWKHAEGQLSFIQHSLMSPDVFCFADYPCHTVAIDILKAPPEDDNREIATWKSLDLVESLLRLSEVGQYEQVKQLFSFPIKHCPDMLVLALLQISTSWHTLRHELISTLMPIFLGNHPNSAIILHYAWHGQGQSPSIRQLIMHSMAEWYMRGEQYDQAKLSRILDVAQDLKSLSMLLNGTPFAFVIDLAALASRREYLKLDKWLTDKIREHGEPFIQACVTFLKRRCPSIMGGLAPEKDQPKSAQLPPETMATMLGCLQSCAGSVSQELSETILTMVANCSNVMNKARQPPPGVMPKGRAPSTSSLDAISPVQVSVSPLQMDPLTAMGSLNLSSSATSHTQSMQGFPTPLGSAFSNPQSPAKAFPPLSNPNPSTPFGGIGSLSSQLGNTGPLGSGIGSGLGMPAVSSDPFGTRKMSTPGLNPTTFQQSKMKASDLSQVWPEANQHFSKEIDDEANSYFQRIYNHPPHPTMSVDEVLEMLQRFKDSTIKREREVFNCMLRNLFEEYRFFPQYPDKELHITACLFGGIIEKGLVTYMALGLALRYVLEALRKPFGSKMYYFGIAALDRFKNRLKDYPQYCQHLASIGHFLQFPLHLQECVQYIEYGQQSRDPPVKMQGSITTPGSLALAQAQAQSQPPKAPQPGQPSTLVTTATATTTVAKTTTITRPTPGSFKKDVPPSINTTNIDTLLVATDQTERIVEPPENVQEKIAFIFNNLSQSNMTQKVEELKETVKEEFMPWVSQYLVMKRVSIEPNFHSLYSNFLDTLKNPEFVKMVLNETYRNIKVLLTSDKAAANFSDRSLLKNLGHWLGMITLAKNKPILYTDLEVKSLLLEAYVKGQQELLYVVPFVAKVLESSLRSVIFRPQNPWTMAIMNVLAELHTEHDLKLNLKFEIEVLCKNLSLDINDLKPGTLLKDKDKLKSLEEQLSAPKKEAKPPEEMIPIVSTGIQHFQTGMPLVGDFLPFAAAPSTPAPTTTCSATGPPTPQFSYHDINVYALAGLAPHINININIPLLQAHPQLKQCVRQSIERAVQELVHPVVDRSIKIAMTTCEQIVRKDFALDSEESRMRVAAHHMMRNLTAGMAMITCREPLLMSIATNLKNSFAAALRAPTPQQREMMEEAAARVAQDNCELACCFIQKTAVEKAGPEMDKRLATEFELRKHARQEGRRYCDPVVLTYQAERMPEQIRLKVGGVDPKQLAVYEEFARNVPGFLPSNDLSQPTGFLAQPMKQQAWATDDVAQIYDKCMADLEQHLHAIPPALAMNPQTQALRSLLEAVALARNSRDGIAALGLLQKAVEGLLDATSGADADLLLRYRECHLLVLKALQDGRAYGPLWCNKQITRCLIECRDEYKYNVEAVELLIRNHLVNMQQYDLHLAQSMENGLHYMAVAFAMQLVKLLLVDERSVSHITEADLFHTIETLMRTSAHSRANAPEGLPQLMDVVRSNYEAMIDRAHGGPNFMMHSGISQASEYDDPPGLREKAEYLLREWVNLYHSAAAGRDSTKAFSAFVGQMHQQGILKTDDLITRFFRLCTEMCVEISYRAQAEQQHNPAASAAIIRAKCYHNLDAFVRLIALLVKHSGEATNTVTKINLLNKVLGIVVGVLIQDHDVRQTEFQQLPYHRIFIMLLLELNAPEHVLETINFQTLTAFCNTFHILRPTKAPGFVYAWLELISHRIFIARMLAHTPQQKGWPMYAQLLIDLFKYLAPFLRNVELNKPMQILYKGTLRVLLVLLHDFPEFLCDYHYGFCDVIPPNCIQLRNLILSAFPRNMRLPDPFTPNLKVDMLSEINIAPRILTNFTGVMPSQFKKDLDSYLKTRSPVTFLSELRSNLQVGGATLGPWKYLQHNDTSLEQVSNEPGNRYNIQLINALVLYVGTQAIAHIHNKGSTPSMSTITHSAHMDIFQNLAVDLDTEGRYLFLNAIANQLRYPNSHTHYFSCTMLYLFAEANTEAIQEQITRVLLERLIVNRPHPWGLLITFIELIKNPAFKFWSHDFVHCAPEIEKLFQSVAQCCMGQKQAQQVMEGTGAS